The Prochlorococcus sp. MIT 1300 genome has a window encoding:
- the nadB gene encoding L-aspartate oxidase — protein sequence MRRSPLSSSIDPGPWDVVVVGAGAAGLMTCLELPKNLNVLLLNRNTSRRSSSRWAQGGIAAVTRSEDSVQSHAEDTFKAGAGLCDGDAVRLLVEEAPKCVSRLQKLGMEFDRVGNELATTLEAAHSHRRVLHVQDRTGRALVEVLEDQVEHRSNIFHRRGVRVTQLWVQGNVCCGAQVLDGPHLHWISARAVVLATGGGGHLFANTTNPAQACGEGVALAWRAGAAVEDMEFVQFHPTALRLKDKDAPCFLISEALRGEGAVLIDSYGQSPVAELKGGDLAPRDQISRALVKAMQLQGVQHIGLDLSPMSKTFAEARFPTILEHCRELGLDPLNSLIPVAPAAHYWMGGVATDLQAATTLKGLFAVGEVACTGLHGANRLASNSLMECLVFARQLASVELNSVSRLEIKRTEFVSDSSGCLLKAEENVRSLLRQIEDLRKLCWFQAGVDRSAKGMHAALLTIQKDLAQTKEEDLLKMITEQPKDLSIRLENGARRELNLLLDLSHRQLTSYLMLRACLFRDESRGGHFRNDAPATLPYWRCHSRQTIFAGLFTRPVHE from the coding sequence ATGAGGCGATCTCCTCTTTCTAGTTCTATTGACCCAGGTCCATGGGATGTGGTCGTGGTTGGTGCAGGTGCCGCTGGCCTAATGACTTGCTTGGAACTGCCTAAGAACTTAAATGTTCTTTTGTTGAATAGAAACACGAGCCGCCGTTCATCAAGTCGTTGGGCTCAGGGTGGGATTGCAGCGGTAACCAGATCTGAAGATAGTGTTCAGAGCCATGCTGAAGATACATTTAAGGCAGGTGCAGGACTGTGTGATGGTGATGCAGTTCGACTTTTAGTTGAAGAGGCTCCTAAATGCGTGAGTCGGCTTCAAAAGCTAGGGATGGAGTTTGATCGTGTTGGTAATGAGCTTGCAACAACTTTGGAAGCGGCTCATTCACATAGGCGTGTTTTGCATGTTCAAGACCGAACAGGAAGAGCGCTTGTGGAGGTACTTGAGGACCAGGTAGAACATCGCTCGAATATCTTCCATCGACGAGGAGTACGCGTTACGCAGCTTTGGGTCCAAGGAAATGTATGTTGTGGTGCTCAAGTTTTAGATGGTCCTCATCTGCATTGGATTTCAGCTAGGGCAGTTGTACTGGCTACTGGAGGGGGAGGACATCTATTTGCCAATACAACTAATCCAGCGCAGGCATGTGGGGAAGGTGTTGCTTTGGCCTGGAGAGCAGGTGCAGCGGTTGAAGATATGGAATTTGTTCAATTTCATCCAACTGCTTTAAGGCTGAAAGATAAAGACGCTCCGTGCTTTTTGATTTCTGAGGCCTTGCGTGGAGAAGGTGCAGTTTTAATTGATTCTTATGGTCAAAGCCCTGTAGCTGAGCTTAAAGGTGGAGATCTTGCGCCTCGGGATCAGATCAGCAGAGCATTAGTTAAAGCTATGCAACTTCAGGGGGTTCAGCATATTGGATTAGACCTTTCGCCGATGTCTAAGACTTTCGCGGAAGCTCGCTTCCCTACGATTCTTGAGCATTGCAGGGAACTTGGATTAGACCCTTTAAACAGTTTGATTCCTGTTGCTCCAGCAGCTCATTATTGGATGGGTGGCGTTGCAACAGATTTGCAAGCTGCAACTACCTTGAAAGGACTTTTTGCTGTAGGAGAGGTCGCATGTACGGGTTTGCATGGAGCAAATCGTTTGGCCAGTAACTCATTAATGGAATGCTTGGTTTTTGCAAGACAGCTTGCGTCTGTAGAGTTGAATTCTGTATCTAGGCTTGAAATTAAACGCACAGAATTTGTTTCAGATAGTTCCGGATGTCTTCTTAAAGCCGAAGAAAATGTTCGATCTCTACTTAGGCAAATAGAAGATCTTAGAAAGCTTTGTTGGTTTCAAGCCGGGGTTGATCGTTCGGCTAAGGGCATGCATGCAGCTTTATTAACAATTCAGAAAGATCTTGCGCAAACTAAGGAAGAAGACCTACTCAAAATGATTACCGAACAGCCAAAAGATTTATCTATTAGGCTTGAGAATGGTGCCAGAAGAGAGTTAAATCTTCTCCTTGATCTAAGTCATAGGCAGCTTACTAGTTATCTTATGCTTAGAGCTTGCTTATTTCGTGATGAAAGTCGTGGAGGCCATTTTAGGAATGATGCACCTGCAACTCTGCCTTATTGGAGGTGTCATTCACGTCAGACAATTTTTGCTGGCTTGTTTACAAGACCAGTTCATGAATAG
- the xseA gene encoding exodeoxyribonuclease VII large subunit: MNAEPLPDFSVAELNAAIGTLLDRGFAPRFLVHASVSQAQLKKGHLWLTLSDGEATISAVVWSSRVKQLSYRPIEGDGVVVVGKLNFWAARATLSVQVLDIRPTLSTVLRQFEVSKTLLLQEGLIDSNRRRVLPKFPSSLAILTSVPSSALADMLRTAQDRWPLTRLCLVPIPVQGDVAKQIQSVFNNLLKRYEELGVEAIVIARGGGSREDLVVFDDPNLCRTIASCPIPVVTGIGHEDDLTVLDLVADYRAATPTAAITAILPNKEAIRVQLLQRLARFSDHCHWLIGREQQHLKDRLLLWQEQAPLNTLNRKQVLLDQKSQLLEANSPSRWLKRGFAIVRNDVGNAIKDVHDISPKEMLNIQLSNGSVDARTELIHSERSVQ; encoded by the coding sequence TTGAACGCTGAACCTTTACCTGATTTTTCAGTTGCTGAGCTGAATGCAGCAATTGGTACTTTGCTGGACCGTGGTTTTGCCCCACGTTTTTTGGTGCATGCTTCAGTGAGCCAGGCTCAACTGAAGAAAGGGCATCTTTGGCTGACTCTGAGTGATGGAGAGGCAACTATTTCTGCTGTGGTTTGGTCCTCCAGAGTCAAACAGCTAAGTTATCGTCCAATTGAAGGGGATGGTGTAGTTGTAGTTGGCAAATTGAATTTTTGGGCAGCCAGAGCTACTTTGTCGGTGCAGGTTCTTGATATTCGTCCAACTCTTTCGACGGTTTTAAGGCAATTTGAAGTATCTAAAACTCTTTTACTTCAAGAGGGGTTAATTGATTCAAATAGACGTCGTGTGCTCCCAAAATTTCCCAGCTCTCTTGCAATTTTGACTAGTGTCCCAAGTTCGGCACTGGCTGATATGTTGCGTACGGCACAAGACCGGTGGCCTTTAACTCGTCTTTGTCTTGTACCTATTCCAGTGCAAGGTGATGTTGCTAAGCAAATACAATCGGTATTTAACAATCTCCTCAAGCGTTATGAGGAATTAGGTGTTGAAGCGATAGTCATAGCAAGAGGTGGCGGCAGTAGGGAGGATTTAGTGGTATTTGATGATCCCAACCTTTGCAGAACAATTGCCTCATGCCCTATTCCTGTTGTGACAGGAATAGGGCATGAGGATGATTTAACTGTGCTTGATCTTGTAGCTGACTACCGCGCGGCAACTCCTACTGCTGCTATTACGGCGATTCTTCCCAATAAAGAAGCCATTCGGGTTCAATTGCTGCAAAGGTTGGCAAGATTTTCAGATCATTGCCATTGGTTGATTGGTAGAGAGCAGCAGCACTTGAAAGACCGTCTTTTGCTGTGGCAAGAGCAGGCTCCGTTAAATACTCTTAATCGCAAGCAAGTGCTCTTGGACCAGAAATCTCAATTATTGGAAGCCAATTCTCCCTCTCGGTGGTTAAAGAGAGGCTTTGCAATTGTCAGGAATGATGTAGGTAACGCTATAAAGGATGTGCATGATATATCCCCTAAAGAGATGTTGAACATTCAGTTAAGTAATGGATCCGTAGATGCTCGAACGGAATTAATTCACTCAGAGAGGTCCGTACAGTGA
- a CDS encoding DUF3120 domain-containing protein, with amino-acid sequence MVVLPVFLQAPWVHLHPFSACLFTAVLLGIGIGLVEIGREKWALVGSLLVGVSGSWLGGCLFWGWLRGHPLWHLPVEGIALPLAIGGLSTRWRLGCGFYLACLLGTALTDLMMVITGVMTNWPAVVQASLKDAPGLLNQTAEALLKPQPLLLLLIAAGLILFLANKMRQKALLDSPFRSTWLVASAALTTTLWIDGLFWFTALIQPKLSGLV; translated from the coding sequence ATGGTTGTGCTGCCCGTGTTTTTGCAAGCGCCTTGGGTGCATTTGCATCCATTCTCTGCTTGTCTTTTTACTGCGGTTTTACTAGGTATTGGAATTGGTCTTGTTGAAATCGGTCGAGAAAAATGGGCTTTGGTGGGTTCACTCTTAGTGGGAGTTAGTGGGAGTTGGTTGGGTGGTTGTCTGTTTTGGGGGTGGTTAAGAGGGCATCCTCTGTGGCATCTACCAGTTGAGGGTATTGCACTTCCTTTGGCCATTGGGGGCTTAAGCACAAGGTGGCGTCTGGGGTGTGGGTTTTATTTGGCTTGTTTATTGGGTACTGCATTGACAGATTTGATGATGGTCATTACCGGTGTGATGACTAACTGGCCTGCTGTCGTTCAAGCTTCTTTGAAGGATGCCCCGGGGTTGCTAAATCAGACAGCTGAGGCCCTTTTAAAGCCCCAGCCGCTTTTGTTACTACTTATTGCTGCGGGATTAATATTGTTTTTAGCTAACAAAATGAGACAAAAAGCGTTATTGGATTCTCCGTTTAGAAGCACCTGGCTTGTGGCCAGTGCTGCACTGACAACTACTCTTTGGATAGATGGGCTCTTCTGGTTTACAGCCTTGATTCAACCCAAATTAAGTGGGTTGGTCTGA
- a CDS encoding high light inducible protein: MSQENQPRFGFVNFAETWNGRLAMMGIIIGLGTELLTGQGILVQMGLG; encoded by the coding sequence ATGAGTCAGGAAAATCAACCACGTTTTGGCTTTGTTAACTTTGCTGAGACTTGGAATGGGCGATTAGCGATGATGGGAATCATTATTGGTCTGGGCACAGAATTGCTTACTGGACAGGGCATATTGGTGCAAATGGGTTTGGGATGA
- a CDS encoding YihY/virulence factor BrkB family protein, protein MSLWRAYERWTRCDCVDLSAAFAYYTLQSFFPILLISLSVASWFLGRQTGLDQEIITYTAQVLPPSVVGLVDTTLAKLVNQGFGAGLLGAIFLMITAGNAYLTLQRGTDRLWGDALPIQTKPSPWKTQAFRFIRSRIEAFLVVILIGLLVVIDQLSANIRMIPGAVLEDLSNTSPWVAALLARVPVLEVGQFIIPLLGLSGMALLLQALLPSRRVPLRPLIPGALLIGTLLTILNLTVSRSLLSLGSRFQAYGFIGGVLVLTLWVWMIGVIVYFGQCWSIVLASHRNSRVMS, encoded by the coding sequence ATGAGTTTATGGCGTGCTTACGAACGTTGGACTCGCTGTGACTGTGTAGACCTCAGTGCGGCCTTTGCCTATTACACCCTTCAATCCTTCTTCCCAATCTTACTAATCTCCCTATCCGTAGCGTCATGGTTCCTGGGACGACAAACAGGACTCGACCAAGAAATTATTACCTACACAGCACAAGTTCTGCCTCCTTCTGTAGTTGGATTAGTAGATACAACCTTAGCGAAACTTGTAAATCAAGGTTTTGGGGCTGGATTATTAGGTGCGATTTTTCTCATGATAACTGCCGGCAATGCATACCTAACACTTCAAAGAGGAACTGATCGTCTCTGGGGTGACGCGCTGCCAATCCAAACAAAACCTTCCCCCTGGAAAACACAAGCTTTCAGATTCATAAGAAGCCGAATAGAAGCCTTTCTTGTAGTAATACTGATCGGATTACTAGTAGTCATTGACCAATTAAGTGCAAATATACGCATGATCCCTGGAGCAGTATTAGAAGACCTCAGCAACACATCCCCTTGGGTAGCTGCATTGTTAGCCAGGGTTCCTGTCCTCGAAGTAGGTCAATTTATTATTCCTTTATTAGGCCTGTCAGGCATGGCTTTATTACTCCAAGCCTTACTTCCCAGCAGACGTGTCCCTCTAAGGCCTCTTATACCAGGTGCATTACTTATTGGCACACTCCTGACAATCCTCAATCTCACTGTTAGTCGAAGTCTGCTTTCATTAGGTTCGCGCTTTCAAGCATATGGATTTATTGGTGGTGTACTAGTACTCACATTATGGGTATGGATGATAGGAGTAATTGTTTACTTTGGACAATGTTGGAGCATAGTTCTCGCTAGCCATAGAAACTCAAGGGTTATGAGCTGA
- a CDS encoding TIGR03279 family radical SAM protein, whose translation MWNEPDTSITRSVLDPGSEQKQPRPAIIEAVEKGSIGEELGFEPGDKLVSINGVKPRDLIDYKFLIVEEILDLEVLDPKGNIHKLSCEKDLDDGLGLVFTEALFDGLRQCNNNCPFCFIDQQPPGKRNSLYLKDDDYRLSFLYGSYLTLTNLTNSDWERIENQRLSPLFVSVHATDPTIRSDLLKNKRAQLLLEQLRWFNKRNLQIHAQVVVCPGINDEKVLENTLIDLAKFATGKWPTVLSTAIVPVGLTRFRPDKDGLIPVNEECAEKVINMVESLQSKFNRDFGTRFAWVSDEWYLIAGQTLPSRDSYEDLPQQENGVGSIRGFLEAIDIATRDLPQQLSPKRTCSWVVGRLVEQALTPACDRLNSIDGLSLQLYGLPSPYWGQENVVTGLLTGEDLLKGLEGLDLGDELLLPSVMLRQDQQVFLDDLTLEEVIETLKVPIRIVNGADDIVAAAMGDCTKIL comes from the coding sequence GTGTGGAACGAACCCGACACCAGCATTACTAGATCAGTTCTAGATCCCGGATCAGAGCAAAAGCAGCCAAGACCAGCAATAATAGAAGCCGTTGAAAAAGGGTCTATTGGAGAAGAGCTTGGCTTTGAACCCGGAGACAAATTAGTCAGCATTAATGGAGTCAAGCCAAGAGACTTAATAGATTACAAATTTTTAATCGTAGAAGAAATATTAGACCTAGAAGTTCTGGATCCAAAAGGAAACATACACAAACTTAGCTGTGAAAAAGATCTTGATGATGGTCTTGGATTGGTTTTTACAGAAGCTCTATTTGATGGACTCCGCCAATGTAATAACAATTGTCCTTTTTGCTTTATAGATCAACAACCACCTGGCAAGCGAAATAGTCTATACCTTAAAGATGACGATTATAGGCTGAGCTTCCTATATGGATCCTATCTAACACTCACAAATCTAACTAACTCTGACTGGGAAAGAATTGAGAATCAAAGACTCTCACCACTTTTTGTATCTGTACATGCCACTGACCCAACAATTAGAAGTGACCTCTTAAAAAACAAACGAGCTCAGCTATTACTAGAGCAACTCCGTTGGTTTAACAAGCGTAATCTCCAAATTCATGCCCAAGTAGTAGTCTGCCCTGGCATTAATGATGAAAAGGTACTTGAAAATACGTTAATAGATTTAGCAAAGTTTGCGACAGGAAAATGGCCAACTGTTCTATCAACTGCAATAGTGCCAGTTGGGTTGACACGCTTCCGACCTGACAAAGACGGCCTAATACCGGTCAATGAAGAATGCGCTGAAAAAGTTATCAATATGGTCGAGTCATTACAAAGCAAATTCAACCGCGATTTCGGAACAAGATTTGCATGGGTTTCTGACGAATGGTACTTAATCGCAGGCCAAACACTACCCAGCAGAGATTCATATGAAGATCTTCCTCAACAAGAAAATGGTGTGGGAAGTATCAGAGGTTTCTTAGAAGCAATAGATATAGCCACAAGAGATCTTCCCCAACAATTAAGTCCTAAAAGAACATGCAGCTGGGTTGTCGGACGATTAGTCGAACAAGCTTTAACCCCCGCTTGTGACCGCTTAAATTCAATTGATGGTTTGTCGCTTCAGCTGTATGGACTACCAAGTCCATACTGGGGTCAAGAAAATGTGGTTACTGGCTTATTGACAGGAGAAGATCTCCTAAAAGGCCTTGAGGGGCTTGATTTGGGAGATGAGTTGCTACTACCTAGTGTGATGCTCAGGCAAGATCAACAGGTTTTTCTTGATGACCTCACTCTTGAAGAAGTCATTGAAACACTTAAGGTCCCCATAAGGATTGTGAATGGAGCGGATGACATCGTGGCCGCAGCGATGGGAGATTGCACCAAAATTCTCTAA
- a CDS encoding inositol monophosphatase family protein yields MVPAILNSTQIIELNKLLDLVAERQRQDFGHIASDTKPDGTLITDCDRWSDKTLVDGLQRITNNEEGVLSEEGCQKVPKSKAFWVVDPLDGTTNFSAGIPHWAISVARFIDGKPQSAFLDIPALQQRIFAVRNQGVWLNGTQLDLAKKSNSNSGCISICSRSIPMLQRKSNQRFPGKLRLMGVASLNLVGVAIGQTFGAIEATPKIWDLGSAWLILKELQCPIKWLKADPGNIESGQELSQASFPVVTASSSEKLELLLPWAQAVIENQSFSQRP; encoded by the coding sequence ATTGTGCCTGCAATTCTAAACTCAACTCAAATAATAGAGCTCAACAAGCTTCTAGACCTAGTGGCCGAACGTCAAAGGCAAGACTTTGGACATATAGCGTCTGACACTAAACCCGATGGAACTTTAATTACTGACTGTGATCGATGGAGCGATAAGACATTAGTGGATGGACTTCAAAGAATTACGAATAATGAGGAAGGTGTGTTGAGTGAAGAAGGGTGTCAAAAAGTACCTAAGTCAAAAGCATTTTGGGTAGTCGATCCATTAGATGGAACAACAAACTTTTCTGCTGGTATTCCACATTGGGCCATTTCTGTCGCACGTTTTATTGACGGAAAGCCGCAATCAGCCTTTTTAGATATTCCTGCTCTTCAACAAAGAATTTTTGCTGTACGCAATCAAGGTGTTTGGTTAAATGGTACTCAGCTTGATCTCGCCAAGAAAAGTAATTCAAATTCTGGGTGTATATCTATTTGCAGTAGATCAATACCTATGCTTCAAAGAAAATCCAATCAACGTTTTCCAGGCAAACTGCGTTTAATGGGAGTCGCCAGCTTAAATCTGGTAGGCGTTGCCATAGGCCAAACCTTTGGAGCGATTGAGGCTACCCCCAAGATTTGGGACCTTGGCTCTGCATGGCTGATTTTAAAAGAACTGCAATGTCCTATCAAATGGTTAAAAGCAGATCCAGGCAACATTGAATCAGGCCAAGAATTATCACAAGCAAGTTTCCCTGTGGTGACTGCAAGTTCCTCAGAAAAGCTAGAGCTTTTACTACCTTGGGCCCAAGCAGTAATCGAAAATCAATCGTTTAGTCAACGGCCTTAA
- a CDS encoding undecaprenyl-diphosphate phosphatase, whose translation MTDFSSSAGLIETCWKFLVLGAIQGLTEFLPISSTAHLKVLPILFGWGDPGVSVTAVLQLGSMFAVITYFWKDLYGMYKGMDLAIRRKQFHKPNARLAIAILLGTIPIAFAGTTIKWVWIDFDSSPIRSIPIIAAVSIAMGLLLALAEYCSNPKKIIQNIQPKDGVLVGFSQALALIPGVSRSGVTLTTSLLFGWRREDAARFSFLLGIPAITLAGLAEINEAMQQQIANGIWPLIIGISSSIVVSWFAIDWLLKYLRHNKAWLFVGYRLIFGLSLIVWWLYGLPTKA comes from the coding sequence ATGACTGACTTCTCTTCATCAGCTGGATTAATTGAGACCTGTTGGAAGTTCTTAGTACTAGGTGCAATCCAAGGGCTAACAGAGTTTCTCCCTATAAGCAGTACAGCACATCTAAAAGTACTCCCCATCTTGTTTGGCTGGGGTGATCCTGGAGTTTCCGTCACTGCTGTACTACAGCTGGGGAGCATGTTCGCCGTAATCACTTATTTCTGGAAAGATCTTTATGGGATGTATAAAGGAATGGATCTGGCCATCAGGAGAAAACAGTTTCACAAACCAAATGCACGCTTAGCTATCGCCATTCTTCTAGGAACCATTCCAATTGCCTTTGCAGGGACAACAATTAAATGGGTTTGGATAGATTTCGACAGTTCCCCCATAAGAAGCATTCCAATCATTGCAGCAGTTTCAATCGCGATGGGCCTTTTATTGGCTCTTGCAGAGTATTGCAGCAACCCTAAAAAAATCATTCAAAACATACAGCCAAAAGATGGAGTATTAGTCGGGTTCTCGCAAGCACTAGCTCTTATACCGGGAGTTTCACGTTCAGGAGTAACACTTACAACATCTCTACTCTTTGGATGGCGCAGAGAAGATGCAGCAAGATTTTCCTTCTTACTGGGAATACCTGCAATTACTCTTGCTGGACTCGCAGAAATCAACGAAGCAATGCAGCAGCAGATCGCCAATGGAATTTGGCCACTAATCATTGGCATTAGTTCGTCAATAGTAGTTTCGTGGTTCGCAATTGATTGGTTACTTAAGTATCTAAGGCACAACAAAGCCTGGCTCTTTGTAGGATATAGACTCATATTTGGTCTATCCCTGATTGTCTGGTGGTTATACGGATTGCCAACTAAAGCTTAA
- the psbU gene encoding photosystem II complex extrinsic protein PsbU, producing MKRLLSLLTSFLVMAGLLVVLIFPQSVNANVSDEKLGERGTKVDLNNSSVRAFKQFPGMYPTIAGKIIVGGPYNSVNDADDVLSSEQKSVFNKYKDNFTVTAPSNALNEGFDRLNDGQYR from the coding sequence ATGAAGCGGCTGTTGTCCTTGCTTACTTCTTTTCTGGTGATGGCAGGCCTTCTTGTGGTCCTGATCTTCCCCCAGTCAGTCAACGCAAACGTTTCCGATGAGAAGCTCGGTGAACGAGGCACGAAGGTCGATCTGAACAATTCTTCAGTTCGCGCCTTTAAGCAGTTCCCTGGCATGTATCCAACTATTGCTGGCAAAATCATTGTTGGAGGTCCTTACAACAGTGTTAATGATGCTGATGACGTGCTCAGTAGTGAGCAGAAGTCAGTCTTTAACAAGTACAAGGACAACTTCACTGTTACTGCTCCCTCTAATGCTTTAAATGAGGGTTTTGACCGTCTTAATGACGGACAGTACAGATAA
- a CDS encoding TolC family protein, with the protein MPRITAKNLFVVASILAQGIQSARAEEAIKPLPLPITDGQTATEKAQPKELTSLQEATEKEPAITKASETTPSARSNEKITPKTIHSTLEPSLSSKPSEAKTKTIKKPITSNLKPVEIKKTYLKLPNTKIKTFGNDLDVPTLPGDVKVKELRPLSLTQVEKLVEINNPRLQVLENQVEQAKSLLLAAISSWYPTVNLTANGLPQYLSSDQYRNPKFTAKTKLNPETGESEAIPFTKSSQWNAAFSVQVRWNLIDPARVPAIAAARDSYEKARDAYIVNLRELRLEAVSQYFLLQRADEGVRIGKQSMRASLVSMRDAKARYKAGVAAKLEVLQAETQLARDKQLLTRKLGDQRISRRALASLLNLPPSITPTAASPAEVIGIWQPSLQESIIAALNYREELDSLRLEVSIHNNNANAALAAAQPTLSIVNTFSSSRFKGQQGIGTNDSVDMDDYGWSASNTIGLSANWNIFDGGRAKALYRYNKQKAKESKANFAATTNNIRKAVEESFFQLQTANQDIETMTREVLASRESLRLARLRFQAGVTTQREVVNNQRDLTQAEVRYADAITTYNTSLAQLRRRTGLDEFKLCKSEKLPTEKPESNDLNSLPIEPFPVKPACQASVLNGEG; encoded by the coding sequence GTGCCGAGGATTACTGCAAAAAACCTCTTCGTAGTTGCGAGCATCCTGGCTCAAGGGATCCAAAGTGCTCGGGCAGAAGAAGCTATTAAACCTTTACCCCTTCCCATAACAGATGGACAAACGGCCACTGAAAAAGCTCAACCCAAAGAATTAACTTCCCTCCAGGAAGCTACTGAGAAGGAACCTGCTATCACCAAAGCCTCAGAAACTACTCCCTCCGCTCGATCTAACGAAAAAATAACTCCTAAAACAATTCACAGTACTCTTGAGCCATCTCTTTCTAGCAAGCCTTCTGAAGCCAAAACAAAAACCATAAAGAAACCTATAACCTCTAATTTAAAACCTGTCGAAATAAAAAAAACATACTTGAAGCTACCCAATACTAAAATTAAAACCTTTGGGAATGACTTAGACGTACCAACCTTGCCAGGCGATGTAAAAGTCAAGGAACTTCGACCTCTTTCACTCACACAAGTCGAAAAGTTAGTAGAAATAAATAACCCTAGGCTACAAGTTTTAGAAAACCAAGTTGAACAAGCTAAATCATTATTATTGGCCGCTATTTCATCTTGGTACCCAACAGTCAATCTCACTGCAAATGGTTTACCACAATATCTTTCATCAGATCAATATAGAAATCCAAAGTTCACTGCAAAAACAAAGTTAAACCCTGAAACAGGAGAGTCTGAAGCTATTCCTTTTACTAAAAGTAGTCAATGGAATGCTGCATTCTCAGTACAAGTTAGATGGAATCTAATTGATCCAGCTAGAGTTCCAGCAATTGCGGCAGCGAGAGATTCATATGAAAAAGCAAGAGATGCATACATTGTCAATCTTCGTGAGCTTCGTCTAGAGGCAGTTAGTCAATACTTTCTACTACAAAGAGCCGATGAAGGGGTTCGAATAGGCAAGCAATCTATGCGAGCCTCATTAGTAAGTATGAGAGATGCAAAAGCTAGATACAAAGCAGGAGTTGCAGCCAAGCTTGAAGTACTTCAAGCTGAAACACAATTAGCTCGAGACAAACAACTTCTTACAAGAAAGCTAGGGGATCAACGCATAAGCAGAAGAGCTTTGGCCAGCCTGCTAAATCTACCTCCCAGCATTACACCTACTGCAGCATCCCCAGCTGAAGTTATAGGTATTTGGCAGCCATCATTACAAGAAAGTATCATTGCGGCTTTAAACTATAGGGAAGAACTTGACAGTTTAAGGCTAGAAGTTTCTATACACAATAATAATGCCAATGCTGCACTTGCCGCCGCGCAGCCTACTCTAAGCATTGTAAATACCTTTAGTTCTAGTAGATTTAAAGGCCAGCAAGGTATTGGCACGAATGATTCTGTAGATATGGATGACTATGGGTGGAGCGCAAGTAACACAATAGGGCTTTCCGCGAATTGGAATATCTTTGATGGTGGGCGTGCAAAAGCACTTTATAGATATAACAAGCAAAAAGCCAAAGAAAGCAAGGCTAACTTTGCTGCAACTACAAACAATATTCGCAAAGCAGTTGAAGAAAGTTTCTTTCAACTGCAAACCGCTAATCAAGATATAGAAACCATGACTCGAGAAGTACTTGCTTCAAGAGAGTCATTAAGACTAGCTAGATTACGTTTCCAAGCAGGCGTCACAACACAACGAGAAGTTGTCAATAATCAACGTGATTTAACACAGGCAGAGGTACGCTATGCAGATGCAATAACGACTTACAACACTAGTCTCGCCCAACTACGACGAAGGACTGGGTTAGATGAATTTAAACTATGTAAAAGTGAAAAACTGCCTACAGAAAAACCTGAAAGCAATGATTTAAATTCCTTACCAATAGAACCCTTCCCAGTCAAGCCAGCTTGTCAAGCTTCTGTTTTAAATGGAGAGGGATAA
- the xseB gene encoding exodeoxyribonuclease VII small subunit, whose protein sequence is MRSKVQKDLDQWRKKLKELSFEDSLRELDTLLSKLQNDEVPLADLQAHYLQGKAYLAHCQELLDSVEQELVEVNLNENNSS, encoded by the coding sequence TTGAGATCTAAAGTCCAGAAAGATTTAGATCAGTGGCGAAAAAAATTGAAGGAACTTTCCTTTGAGGATTCATTAAGAGAACTAGATACCTTGCTTTCTAAACTACAGAATGATGAAGTCCCTTTGGCAGATCTTCAGGCCCATTATCTTCAAGGAAAAGCTTATCTTGCACATTGCCAAGAATTATTAGACTCTGTAGAGCAGGAATTGGTGGAGGTCAACCTTAATGAAAATAATTCTAGTTAA